A single genomic interval of Sceloporus undulatus isolate JIND9_A2432 ecotype Alabama chromosome 2, SceUnd_v1.1, whole genome shotgun sequence harbors:
- the LOC121924240 gene encoding uncharacterized protein LOC121924240, translating into MRRLLHLRRLGSLALRSQNLLGTFGRRPQTVILNHTYSTEEGNTKSVGRYPIPNKKDLPYDIVELMEEVEVKSGFLPNVFKVMSHRPAEFRAFFAYYNAIMNKESGNLSKADKELIIVATSIVNKCPYCVVAHSALHRIYSKKPTLADQVMVNWKMADLSARELAMLEFALAVCRAENITEEHFQKLEAQGFDREDAWDIGTISAFFAMSNRMAHFTDLHPNPEFFTMGRVPREKEKTKSS; encoded by the exons ATGAGGCGCCTTCTCCACCTCCGCCGCCTGGGCTCCCTGGCT CTTCGCTCTCAGAATCTATTGGGGACTTTTGGGAGAAGGCCTCAAACAGTGATCTTGAACCATACATACAGCACAGAGGAAGGAAACACCAAGTCTGTTGGACGCTATCCAATACCCAATAAGAAGGATTTGCCTTATGACATAGTAGAACTTATGGAGGAAGTAGAAGTAAAG AGTGGTTTTTTACCCAATGTGTTTAAAGTGATGTCTCATCGACCAGCAGAATTCAGAGCATTCTTTGCTTATTACAATGCCATTATGAACAAGGAGTCAG GCAACCTAAGCAAGGCTGACAAGGAACTCATTATTGTGGCTACGAGTATTGTCAACAAGTGTCCCTACTGCGTAGTTGCACATAGTGCTTTGCATCGGATATATTCCAAGAAACCAACTCTGGCAGATCAG GTGATGGTGAATTGGAAGATGGCTGACCTCAGTGCTCGAGAGCTGGCCATGCTTGAATTTGCACTTGCTGTATGCCGAGCAGAGAATATCACTGAAGAGCACTTTCAGAAGTTGGAGGCTCAGGGATTTGACCGAGAAGATGCCTGGGATATAGGcaccatttcagccttctttgcCATGTCAAATCGCATGGCTCACTTCACAGACCTGCATCCAAACCCAGAATTCTTCACCATGGGAAGAGTaccaagagaaaaagagaagaccaAATCTTCCTAA